AGCCGTACTCGTGGACGACGGGGGTGATGCCGGCGTTGAGGACGTCGGCCATGGTCTGGGCGACCTCGGGGCGGACGCCGGTGTGACCGGAGGCGACGGTCTTCAGCCGGAGGAACATCAGCGCGCGCACGACCTCGCGCTCGACGCGCGGGCCCATGCCGGCGGCGTGCGAGCGGACGATGTTGCGCTGGAGCTGGGCACGGAGCTCGTGGCTGATGTGCCGGGTGGCGAGCGCGCCGAAGCCGGTGGAGACGCCGTAGACGGGTTCGGGCTTGGCGGCGAGCGCGTCGATCACGGCCCGGGCGGCGGCGAGGGCGCGCACGGCCTCGGTCGACAGCTCGACGCGGGCGCCGTGGCGGGCGACGTCGATGACGTCCTGCGGGGTCGTGCCGGACGTGCCGAGGACGACTGTCTGCATATCCATATTCAGCACCCTACGGATTGAAGACCGACCTGTCACTAGGTGATTTTGTCACCGGCTCGACAGGGGACGACCCCTTACCGGGTCACGACGGTCGAGCCGGTGATCACCACCGGGGTTCCAGTCTGCCGTCCGAAGCCGTCAACGGCGCAGGAGCGACGCCGGCGGGGACGGGCACTCGGGCGTCCAGGGCCCCTCCATGACAAGGACCACGCCGCCACGTCCACGTGACGTCGAGACGCTCTTCCCGGAACTGGCAGCCCACCGGGGTACGACCACCCGGCTGCATCCACAACCGGGGGCACCCGGGGATGTCGGCGAGCTCCGTCGGCGGGCCGATGCCGTGGCCGCCGGACGAGCCGTGGCCGGTGTGCGGCGAGGGGGGTCGGGGGGACTCACCCGGCCAAGCCGCTAACCAAGCCCCACCCCACCGGCCTGCCACACGCCCTCCGGCCCCGGCCGCTGCCCGAGCCCTGGCGTGACCCCGGCCCCCGGACCGCCCTCCGAGAGTTTTTGCGCAGCTTCCGCCACCGGGTCAAGGGTGGCCGCAGGCCATCGCATCGCGACGCCGAAGGCGCCCTTGACGCGGCGGTGGAAGCTGCGACTCTCGGAAAGAGGGCGGTCCCACCAGAAGCCCACGAAGCAGGCCCACCCCCAGAGCCTCGCCCCCGCCCCGAGCGCCTTCGTAGCGAGCAAGTGTGCGGATCGGCAGCGCACTTCACTCGTACGGGCGGTCTTCACTCTGCGTGTCGTTGCGGGCATATGTCGTGCGGTGCGTTCGCAACAAATCGGCCCCCGTCGACGCGCTGGTCGGTCCCGGTGTCGGACCCGTGTGTAAGCGTGTAGCGCGAAGCATGCGACGTGTTGGAGGGGGAACGGTGGCAGCAAAAAGTGACGGCTGGGCTGGCATGGGCTGGGATTGGACGGATGTCGACGACATTCGCCGGCGTCTCGACGAAGGCGCCGATCCAGAGAAATGGAGCGGGGGCCGACCGCTGCATCGCGCAGCAGTGTTCGGGTCCTCGGAGGTCGTCGCGGAGTTGGCTGGTCGAGTTGCGCATGTGGACGCGCTGGAGAACGGGGTGACGGCACTCTGGGAGGCCGTCGTGTCCAGGAAGCCGGAAAACGCACGAGCCCTCACCGCTGCCGGGGCCGATCCTTGGCGGCTGTCGATCGGCGCCTGGTCACCGGGGCGGCTGAGCCTGGCTGGACCGACGCCGGGCCTGTTCTCGGTACCGGAACGGGTGGGCCTGACCGACACGGAGCGTGCGGCAGCGGAAGAGGCCAATCGGCTCACCACGGCACTGGGCACATTCCACTACGACGGTACGGGGCTGGCCTGCGTGGCCGGCATCGACGCGGCCGAGGCGGTGCGCCGTCTGGAGGCAGCGCCGGTGGAGGACGAAGTCCTCGATGAACTGCTGGAAGATCCGTACGAGTACGGCATGGACGAGAGTTTGCAGATCATCGGCGTGACGTCCGTACCGGGCGGCTGCGTCGTCACACAGCCCTGGGGATACGCGCCGCAAATGCCGGGCGTGCTGACCCGGTTGTCTGCCGACACGGTCTGCTACGGCCTGTACGCCAATCCCAAGAGCGGCAACCAAGGCAGCATCGCCCGTCATGGAACTGTCGAGGGCTGGGACCTGCACCCGGGCGGGGGACCGCACGAGAACGACACTTCCGAGGAAGTGTTGGCTTCGTACCTCTACCAGCACAGCGCCGTGGCCTACTCCTGCGCCTTTGCAGGACTGCGGCCGGCCGACAGGCGTGCCGTGGTCGGACCTCCCGATGTGTGGGTCGAACTGCCCCGCCGCGACTACTGGAGTCACTGACGCGGACAGAGCGCTCAACTGGCAGCTTTCCCTCCCGCCGCACTCCCGGCAGACCCTGTCCGAGACCGCCAAGCACGCCCGCATCGGGGCCTGTTCCTTCGCTCGTGCCAAGCTGCAGCTCAAGCAGGGGCAGGCACCCCTCACCGGCAGGCGCACCGGACCCGCTCACCGTCCGGGTGCGGGGCTACGGGGCGAGCCCCGCGGCCTCACCCCCGCACAGCGCCTCCCCGTACAGCGTCGACAAGGCGCCGTCGATGGGGTGGGGCTGCGGTACGCCGGAGGAGTCCGGCTTGTTCCACCTCTGGAGGTTGACGGCTACGGACATCTGGCGCTTGCCGTCGGCCCGGGTCAGGGAGATCGTCCCGGCGCCCCAGACCGAGCCGTCGTGGCCCCAGAACGTGCCGCAGTCCTTGGTGACCTTGTGCAGGCCGAGCCCGTACTCGATCATCGATCCGTCCAGGGCGATGACCGGGACCGTGCGCTGCATCTGCGCCAGTGACGCCCTGCTGACGATCCCGCCGCCCAGGAGCCGGGCGTAGAAGCGGTTGAGATCCTCCGTGGTCGAGACGAGCGCGGCGCCCGTGCCCGTCCACGACATGTCGTAGACGCTGTAGTCGCGCGGCGGGTCGATCAGGCCGTAGAAGGCCTCGTACATCCGGGAGTGCGGTCCCTCGATGCGCGGCCCGGACGGGAAGGCGGTGTGCCGGAGGCCGGCGCGCTCGATGACGTTCCGGGTGATGTACTCCTCCGCCGGGGTGCCGGTCACCTCCTCCAGGAGTTGGCCGAGGAGCAGCCAGTTGGTGTTCGAGTACACCCCCGGAAGGGCCCCCGGTTCACCGGCGGGCGGCGCCGCGAGCCCCATCTCGATCAGCTCTTCCGGGCGGAACCGCCGGAACCGGTTGTCGTCGAGGCTCTCGGTCGAGATGTCCGGCAGGGAAGGGAACGCCGCGAGCGACGGGAACGCGTAGCGGACGTAGTCGGGGATGCCGCTGGTGTTGTCGAGCAGCATCCGGACCGTGATCCTCATGCCGCGCTCCCCCGGCACCAGCCGAGGCAGGTAGCCGCCGATCGGCGCGTCGAGCCGGATCCGGCCCTGCTCGACCTGCTGCATGACGGCGGCGGCGGTGAAGGTCTTGGTGATGCTGCCGACGCGCTGCCGCATGTCCGCCGTGACGGGGCGGCCGGTCGTGACATCGGCGACGCCCGAAGCGCCGCGCCATGTCCGGCCGTTGTCGCGCACCTCGGCGAACACCCCCGGAACCCCGGCACGGTGGACACCGTCCAGGGCGGACTTCAGCGCCACACGGTCGAGGGCGGGGGCGGGAGCGGGAGCGGGGCGGGGGCCGGGAGCGGGGCGGGGGCCGGGGGCGGGAGCCGCCGCGACCGTGCCCGCGCAGGCGACCAGCGCGGCCACGGTCGCGCACACCACCGTTCGGAGCTTCATGACGTACGTCCTTTCACTGTCGACGACGAGGAGGAAGTGCGATGTCCACGGCTCACTCGGCCAGCGCGCGGCGCAGGGCCGCCCCGAGTTCGGCGATCTGCCGCTGCGAGACCTCGGCGGAGAGGATCGCCTGCGATCCGTGGAAGGTGCCGGGCCACTGGTGGAGCTCGACCGGCACACCCGCCTGCATCAGACGCAGCGCGTAGGCGATGCCCTCGTCGCGGTTCGGGCAGAACTCCGCGGTGGCGATGTACGCCGGTGGCAGGCCGGACAGATCGTCGGCCCGGGCGGGCGCGGCGTACGGGCCGGCCGGCCGGCCGCCCAGGTAGTGCCGCCACGACGCGGCGACCGTGGCGCTGGTGATCCAGGGCGTGTCGGTGAAGTGCACCGACGACCACGTCTCCTGACGGTCGTCGAGGCTCGGCTGGTTGAGCGCCTGGAACCGGATCGCGGGACCCCGCTCGTCCCGCGCCCGCAGGGCCAGCGCGGCCGCGAGGTTAGCACCGGCGCTGTGCCCGCCGACCGCGATCCGCGCCGGGTCGGTGCCGAGTGCGTCCGCGCGCCCGGCCGCCCAGGCCAGTACGGCGCAGGCGTCGTCCAGGGCCGCCGGGTACGGGTCCTCGGGTGCCAGGCGGTACCCCACCGAGACGACCACCGCGCCGGAGAGGTCGGCGACCCGGGCGGCCCACGGATGCTCGGTGTCGAGGTCGCCGAAGACCCCGCCGCCGCCGTGCAGCCAGACGACGGCGCCCTGCGCCCGGTGGGGGCGGTAGACCCGTACGGGCACGTCCGGTGCGCCGGGGACCGTGTGGTCCTCGACGTCCATCCGCGAGGTGTCCGGAGCCGGCGCGGCGGCGGCGCGGGCGGCGAAGTCCGCGCGCCCGGCGACCGGGTCGCTCATGTCCATGAGCGGGAGGAACGGGAGGAACGGTTCGAGTTCGGGATCCATGACGGCCATCCTGGGCGGCGCGCCCCGGGGAGGTCATCCGACGTCCGTCGCGCATCCCGCGCCGAAATCCCGCCGATCGGCGCGCCCTTGCTCTCCACCCCCGCCTATCCTTCCGGCATGGAGGCACTGGCCGTACGACTGTCGGGACTGGATCCGCACGTCGGCGGCGCGATCCGCATCATCGCGTTCTACGACACGCTGATGCGCCGGCGCGTGGATCTGGCGGCGCTCGCGCGGGCCTCGGCAGGTCTGGCCGAGTGCACGGCCGGGATCCGGCTCCACGGCACGGGTCAGGTGATCCGACTCGCGCCCGACGGCAGGCCGCCGGCCGGCCCGCCGGCGCCCGCGTCCTCCACGACGCCGATCACTCTCGACGACGAGGAGATCGGCACGGTGTGGCTGGAGCGCCACGGTCTTCCGAACCCGCTCGACGACGTGCTCCTCGACCGGCTGGCCATCGCCGCCGCCGGGGTCGTCGAGCGCCACGGCCCGGCGCGGACGACCATGGCCGACCCCGCGCTCGTCGAGCTGGCCATCGGCTCCGACACCGACGAGGCGGCCAGAGCCCGGGCGTTACGGCTCCTGGGGTTCGCCGCCGGCGTGCCGGTCCACGTCGTCGCCGTCCGTACACGGCTCCCGCTCGACCGGCTCGGCGCCCTGCTCTGCCCGGCGCGCCCGGTGAAGGCGGCACCACTCGCCGACGTGGGCGTCGTCCTGGCCACCGCGCTCGACCCGGCCGGGTTTCCGGCGGACGTCCGCGCGGGCATCGGCGACGCGGGAAGCCCCGACCGGTCCTGGCGGCAGGCCCGCACCGCCCTCCGCTTCACCACCGCGCGCGAGCCCGTCGTCCGCTACCCGGACCTGGGCGCGCTGGCCCTCCTGGCCGACGTCCCCCCGGACGTCGCACGGGACAACGCCGACGTGGCCGCCGTCGCCCGGCTCGCCGCCGGTCCGGAGGATCTGGAGACGCTGGACACCTACTGCGCCACCGGCTCCCTGCGCCGGGCCGCCGACCTCCTCCATCTGCACCACAGCAGCATCGCCCGCCGGCTGGAGCAGATCTCGAAGACCCTGGGCATCGACGTCACCTGCCCCACCGGCCTGACCCGGGCCAGGCTCGCCCTCACCGCGTGGCGGCTGCTCGGCGACTGAACGCCCGTCGGGGCAGTCGGGGCAGTCGGGGCCGTCCGGTCAGGGCTCCCGAGGCGGACCCTCCGGCGGCCCGTCGGGCAACGGCCCCGGCGACGGCTCGGGCAGCGAACCGGGCAAGGGATCCGGCAGCGGCCCCACCGACGACGGCGGCTCCACCGGTGGCGCGTCCCGGAAGCGGCGGCGGTCGCGGGCGCCGGGCGGGGCGTCGGCGAGGCGGATGACCGTGCCGTCGCGGCCCGCCACGACCGGCTTCGCCGAGCGCGCGGCCTTCGCCTGGTACTGGGCGGCGTCCGCGAGCCGGAAGAGGCGGCGCGCCGACCTGAGCGGCCCGATGGGGTCGCCCGTGGACGCCACCCCGCAGGCCACGCCCTCGCCGAGCTCCAGCTCCGCCGCCCGTACGCAGAGCTCCTCGGCGACGGCGACGACCTCGTCCGCCGTCGGGCCGACCGTGAGGAGGCAGAACTCGTCGCCGCCGAGGCGGGCCGCGAGCGCGCCGGGGAGCCGGGCCCCGCAGCGGGAGAGCACGGAGCCGAAGCGTTCGAGGAGCCGGTCGCCGACGGCGTGGCCGTGGGTGTCGTTGACGCGCTTGAGGCCGTTGAGGTCGCAGACCAGCAGGCTCACGACGGAGCCGTCGACCCGGTAGCGCTCGATGGCCTCGTCCAGGCGGGTGTCGACGGCCCGGCGGTTGGCGAGGCCGGTGAGCGGATCGGTGAACGCGAGCTTGCGGACCTCCTCCAGGCGTTCGGCCTGGGCGATGCCGGCCGCGACGACCGCCGCGAGGACGGTCGCGAAGTCGGCGTCCTCGCGGGTGAAAGGTTTCGCCTCGGGTGGGCGGGCGACGTACAGCTCGCCCCAGGCCCGCCCGTGCAGCACGATCGGGGCGACCACGCAGCAGCCCCGTCCGCGCTTGCGCAGACCCGTCACTCGGCCGGTCGGGACCCGGTCGCCGGCGGTCTCCACCCAGGCGTCCGGCTCGCCGCCGCCCGCCCATTGCTCGTGCAGGAACTCGGTGATCTCGGGGAACTGGTGCACCGGATACGTCTCCGAGTCCGGGAACTCCTCCTCGCCCGCGGCCCGCTCCCCGGCGTTGACCAGGACCTTCAGCCGGCCGAGGTCCCGCTCCCAGACGGAGAGGGCCGCGAAGGTCCCGTCGAGCCCGTCGCAGGACCCGAGCGCCGCCGCCCGCCAGAATTCGCGTGGAGTGTGCGCCGCCGCCATCCCCTGCGCCAGCGCCACTACGGCCCGCAGCCGCACATCCTCACCCATTCCTCCAGCTTAGGGAGTATTAGTCCGTTTTCCCTCGCGAGACGTCACGGAAAGTGACATGAAGCGAAAATCCGGCCGGTGGACTCCCCTCGCCCACTCCCCCACCCCCTCGCTCACTTCCCCGGCCACTCCGGCTTCCGCTTCTCGTTGAAGGCCGCCACGCCCTCGGCCCGGTCCCCCGAGAACGCCACCGAGCGCCACGCCGCGTCCTCGACCTCCAGGCCCGCCCGCAGGTCCAGGCCCTGGCCGAGCCGCATGGCCTTCTTGGCGGCGCGCAGTCCGACGGGCGAGTTGGCCGCGATGCGCCCGGCGAGCTCCAGGGCGGCCGTCCGCGCGTCCTCCTCCAGAAGGTCGACGAGGCCCAGCTCACGGGCCTCCGCCGCCTCCACGCGGCGGGCCGTGAAGACCAGCTCGGCGGCGCGCGCGGCGCCCACCCGGCGCGGGAGGAGCTGCGTACCGCCGCCGCCGGGGATGACGCCCACCGAGACCTCGGGGAGGCCGACGACGGCGGTCGCGTCGGCGACGATCACGTCGCAGGCGAGCGCGAGCTCGAAGCCGCCGCCGAGGGCGAAGCCGTGCACGGCGGCGACGGTCGGCATCGGCAGTTCGAGGACGCCGGTGTAGGCGGCGCGGGCGGTCGGGCGCTGGCGGACGAGCTCGGCGTCGGTGAAGGAGTTGCGCTCCTTGAGGTCGGCGCCGACGCAGAAGGCCCGGTCGTTCGAGGAGGTGAGGACGGTGACGCGGACGGAGGCGTCGGCGGCGAGGGCCGCGCAGGCCGC
The sequence above is a segment of the Streptomyces sp. NBC_01255 genome. Coding sequences within it:
- a CDS encoding ankyrin repeat domain-containing protein codes for the protein MAAKSDGWAGMGWDWTDVDDIRRRLDEGADPEKWSGGRPLHRAAVFGSSEVVAELAGRVAHVDALENGVTALWEAVVSRKPENARALTAAGADPWRLSIGAWSPGRLSLAGPTPGLFSVPERVGLTDTERAAAEEANRLTTALGTFHYDGTGLACVAGIDAAEAVRRLEAAPVEDEVLDELLEDPYEYGMDESLQIIGVTSVPGGCVVTQPWGYAPQMPGVLTRLSADTVCYGLYANPKSGNQGSIARHGTVEGWDLHPGGGPHENDTSEEVLASYLYQHSAVAYSCAFAGLRPADRRAVVGPPDVWVELPRRDYWSH
- a CDS encoding serine hydrolase domain-containing protein — translated: MKLRTVVCATVAALVACAGTVAAAPAPGPRPAPGPRPAPAPAPALDRVALKSALDGVHRAGVPGVFAEVRDNGRTWRGASGVADVTTGRPVTADMRQRVGSITKTFTAAAVMQQVEQGRIRLDAPIGGYLPRLVPGERGMRITVRMLLDNTSGIPDYVRYAFPSLAAFPSLPDISTESLDDNRFRRFRPEELIEMGLAAPPAGEPGALPGVYSNTNWLLLGQLLEEVTGTPAEEYITRNVIERAGLRHTAFPSGPRIEGPHSRMYEAFYGLIDPPRDYSVYDMSWTGTGAALVSTTEDLNRFYARLLGGGIVSRASLAQMQRTVPVIALDGSMIEYGLGLHKVTKDCGTFWGHDGSVWGAGTISLTRADGKRQMSVAVNLQRWNKPDSSGVPQPHPIDGALSTLYGEALCGGEAAGLAP
- a CDS encoding alpha/beta hydrolase, with the protein product MDPELEPFLPFLPLMDMSDPVAGRADFAARAAAAPAPDTSRMDVEDHTVPGAPDVPVRVYRPHRAQGAVVWLHGGGGVFGDLDTEHPWAARVADLSGAVVVSVGYRLAPEDPYPAALDDACAVLAWAAGRADALGTDPARIAVGGHSAGANLAAALALRARDERGPAIRFQALNQPSLDDRQETWSSVHFTDTPWITSATVAASWRHYLGGRPAGPYAAPARADDLSGLPPAYIATAEFCPNRDEGIAYALRLMQAGVPVELHQWPGTFHGSQAILSAEVSQRQIAELGAALRRALAE
- a CDS encoding PucR family transcriptional regulator encodes the protein MEALAVRLSGLDPHVGGAIRIIAFYDTLMRRRVDLAALARASAGLAECTAGIRLHGTGQVIRLAPDGRPPAGPPAPASSTTPITLDDEEIGTVWLERHGLPNPLDDVLLDRLAIAAAGVVERHGPARTTMADPALVELAIGSDTDEAARARALRLLGFAAGVPVHVVAVRTRLPLDRLGALLCPARPVKAAPLADVGVVLATALDPAGFPADVRAGIGDAGSPDRSWRQARTALRFTTAREPVVRYPDLGALALLADVPPDVARDNADVAAVARLAAGPEDLETLDTYCATGSLRRAADLLHLHHSSIARRLEQISKTLGIDVTCPTGLTRARLALTAWRLLGD
- a CDS encoding GGDEF domain-containing protein; translated protein: MGEDVRLRAVVALAQGMAAAHTPREFWRAAALGSCDGLDGTFAALSVWERDLGRLKVLVNAGERAAGEEEFPDSETYPVHQFPEITEFLHEQWAGGGEPDAWVETAGDRVPTGRVTGLRKRGRGCCVVAPIVLHGRAWGELYVARPPEAKPFTREDADFATVLAAVVAAGIAQAERLEEVRKLAFTDPLTGLANRRAVDTRLDEAIERYRVDGSVVSLLVCDLNGLKRVNDTHGHAVGDRLLERFGSVLSRCGARLPGALAARLGGDEFCLLTVGPTADEVVAVAEELCVRAAELELGEGVACGVASTGDPIGPLRSARRLFRLADAAQYQAKAARSAKPVVAGRDGTVIRLADAPPGARDRRRFRDAPPVEPPSSVGPLPDPLPGSLPEPSPGPLPDGPPEGPPREP
- a CDS encoding enoyl-CoA hydratase/isomerase family protein → MSEQRFGEFVVVRKDGNGHVAELVLDRPKAMNAVSSEMARSLGAACAALAADASVRVTVLTSSNDRAFCVGADLKERNSFTDAELVRQRPTARAAYTGVLELPMPTVAAVHGFALGGGFELALACDVIVADATAVVGLPEVSVGVIPGGGGTQLLPRRVGAARAAELVFTARRVEAAEARELGLVDLLEEDARTAALELAGRIAANSPVGLRAAKKAMRLGQGLDLRAGLEVEDAAWRSVAFSGDRAEGVAAFNEKRKPEWPGK